From the Actinomycetota bacterium genome, one window contains:
- a CDS encoding TIGR03619 family F420-dependent LLM class oxidoreductase, which yields MAVEIGIVLPTYGAHASPEGVLTVARAAAELGFGSVWASEHLLVGPEVPDRYTQVFDPLTTLGWVAGQVADVALGTSILILPLHNPVEVAKEVASLQQLSGGRVRLAVGVGWYEREFSFLGHRFDDRGDRADEALDVIRALWNGAERFSGSRWSFDDVRFAPLPDPPPPVWIGGNSAAARRRAAARGDAWHPTSPDPDTVRRGREELGDLPIVPRYSVALDGDGAPVAGPPAAVADQLRQRLEAGADGFVLRFGLHPDVTVDAMRRFAGEVLPRLAD from the coding sequence GTGGCGGTCGAGATCGGGATCGTCCTGCCGACCTACGGCGCGCACGCGTCGCCGGAGGGGGTCCTGACGGTGGCGCGCGCCGCCGCCGAGCTCGGCTTCGGGTCGGTTTGGGCCAGCGAGCATCTCCTGGTCGGTCCCGAGGTCCCCGACCGCTACACCCAGGTCTTCGACCCGCTCACGACGCTGGGGTGGGTGGCGGGGCAGGTCGCCGACGTCGCTCTTGGGACCTCGATCCTGATCCTGCCGCTGCACAACCCGGTCGAGGTCGCCAAGGAGGTCGCGAGCCTGCAGCAACTATCGGGCGGTCGTGTGCGGCTCGCCGTCGGAGTCGGGTGGTACGAGCGTGAGTTCTCCTTCCTCGGCCACCGCTTCGACGATCGAGGCGACCGCGCCGACGAAGCGCTGGACGTGATCCGCGCCCTGTGGAACGGTGCCGAACGCTTCTCGGGCAGCCGCTGGTCCTTCGACGACGTCCGCTTCGCGCCGCTGCCTGACCCGCCTCCACCGGTGTGGATCGGTGGGAACTCGGCCGCAGCCCGCCGCCGCGCCGCTGCGCGCGGAGATGCCTGGCATCCCACCAGCCCCGACCCGGATACGGTGCGCCGCGGTCGTGAGGAGCTCGGCGACCTACCGATCGTTCCGCGCTACTCGGTCGCGCTCGACGGGGACGGGGCGCCGGTCGCGGGTCCACCCGCCGCCGTGGCCGATCAGCTGCGGCAACGGCTCGAAGCCGGCGCCGATGGGTTCGTGCTCCGCTTCGGCCTCCACCCGGACGTCACCGTCGACGCGATGCGCCGCTTCGCCGGGGAGGTGCTGCCCCGGCTGGCCGACTGA